A genome region from Winogradskyella helgolandensis includes the following:
- the kynU gene encoding kynureninase has protein sequence MSNYKLGLDYAKKQDELDELSSYRAQFHIPKDKHGNDIIYLCGNSLGLQPKSTKAYIDQELEDWANLGVEGHTDAKNPWLPYHEFLTEATAKLVGAKPIEVVTMNSLTANLHFMMASFYKPTKERYKILIESDAFPSDKYAVESQLRHHGYDDKEGLILWKPREGEELLNYEDLETILEAHGNEIALIMVGGVNYYTGQFFDFKRITKLGHSYGCKVGFDCAHGAGNVDLDLHNSGADFAVWCTYKYMNSGPGSLSGCFVHERHAYDKTLNRFTGWWSHNKDTRFNMRHEFDVLPGAEGWQLSNPPILSMAAIKASLDMFHEVGFDKILKKSKKLTGYFEFLLKQLGEDTIRIITPENPDERGCQLSIQVLNADKSLHDKLTEAGVISDWREPDVIRCAPIPLYNSFEDVYLMVEKMKTILKSPS, from the coding sequence TTGTCCAACTACAAATTAGGTCTTGACTATGCAAAAAAACAAGACGAATTAGACGAATTATCTAGCTACAGAGCACAATTTCATATTCCAAAAGACAAACATGGAAATGACATTATATACCTATGTGGCAACTCATTAGGCCTACAACCAAAATCAACCAAGGCTTATATCGATCAAGAATTAGAAGATTGGGCAAATCTCGGAGTAGAAGGTCATACTGATGCTAAAAATCCTTGGTTACCTTATCATGAATTTTTAACGGAGGCTACAGCAAAGCTTGTTGGCGCAAAACCTATTGAAGTGGTCACTATGAACTCTTTAACTGCAAATTTGCACTTTATGATGGCTTCCTTTTATAAACCAACAAAGGAACGTTATAAAATTCTCATAGAGAGTGATGCTTTTCCTTCCGATAAATATGCTGTAGAGTCACAATTACGTCATCATGGTTACGATGATAAAGAAGGTTTAATCTTATGGAAACCAAGAGAAGGCGAAGAATTACTAAATTATGAAGATTTAGAAACCATTCTCGAAGCGCACGGAAATGAAATTGCACTTATTATGGTTGGAGGCGTCAATTATTACACCGGTCAATTTTTCGATTTTAAACGGATCACAAAGCTTGGTCACAGTTACGGTTGTAAAGTTGGATTTGATTGCGCACATGGAGCCGGAAACGTCGATTTAGATTTACATAATTCCGGAGCCGATTTTGCCGTTTGGTGTACGTATAAATACATGAATTCTGGACCAGGAAGTTTATCGGGTTGTTTTGTTCATGAGAGACATGCCTATGATAAAACCTTAAATCGATTTACAGGTTGGTGGAGCCACAATAAAGATACACGTTTTAATATGCGACATGAGTTTGATGTGTTACCAGGAGCCGAAGGTTGGCAACTCAGTAATCCACCAATTTTATCCATGGCAGCTATAAAAGCTTCTTTAGATATGTTTCATGAAGTCGGATTTGATAAAATTCTAAAAAAATCGAAAAAACTAACTGGTTATTTCGAGTTTTTACTGAAGCAATTAGGCGAAGATACCATTAGAATTATCACTCCAGAAAATCCCGATGAACGCGGTTGCCAATTATCTATTCAAGTATTAAATGCAGATAAATCATTACACGACAAATTAACCGAAGCTGGAGTTATTAGCGATTGGCGAGAACCTGATGTGATTAGATGTGCACCAATTCCGTTGTACAATTCATTTGAAGATGTGTATTTGATGGTTGAAAAAATGAAAACAATATTAAAAAGCCCATCTTAG
- a CDS encoding FAD-dependent oxidoreductase — protein sequence MINKKQNILIIGAGLCGSLLALRLGQRGYNVTVYEMRPDLRKTDISAGRSINLAFSDRGNKAMKLVGIEDKVKELCIPMNGRMIHDKDGNTFLSNYSGREHQYINSISRGELNALLLNEAEKHDNVKIYFNRKCKSVDFEKTTALFEDYNSKEEFIEDADCIIATDGAGSALRKSYYLGKKFLFSFSQDYLSHGYKELSILPTENGDYKTYKNALHIWPRSSFMLIALPNLDGSFTVTLFLSYAEGEYNFNNLTTPELVTEFFQKEFSDALAIMPNLVDDFFENPTAALGTVKCSPWHYKGNTLLMGDSAHAIVPFYGQGMNASFEDVVEFDKVLDENLENWEATFTAYEKNRKKDTDAIADLAIDNFHEMKGHVSNPIFQEKRKIEMALEKEFPMEYDSKYSLVTFNATVGYREAMLRGRAQDKAILNMLTDKIISPEDNLKEILEKVKTETEAILEDDKIAGLH from the coding sequence ATGATTAACAAAAAACAAAACATATTAATTATCGGCGCAGGACTCTGCGGAAGCCTACTAGCCTTAAGATTAGGACAAAGAGGCTACAACGTTACTGTTTACGAAATGCGTCCAGACTTAAGAAAAACAGATATCTCTGCAGGTCGTTCTATAAATTTAGCATTTTCAGACAGAGGTAACAAAGCCATGAAACTTGTTGGCATTGAAGACAAAGTAAAGGAACTTTGCATACCAATGAATGGCAGAATGATTCATGATAAAGACGGCAACACTTTTTTATCAAATTATAGTGGACGCGAGCATCAATATATTAATTCAATTTCGAGAGGGGAATTAAACGCATTACTTTTAAATGAAGCCGAAAAGCATGACAATGTAAAAATTTATTTCAACAGAAAATGTAAATCTGTAGATTTTGAAAAAACTACTGCTTTATTTGAAGATTACAACTCTAAAGAAGAATTCATAGAAGATGCGGATTGTATCATAGCAACAGACGGAGCAGGTTCTGCACTTAGAAAAAGTTATTACCTTGGAAAGAAATTTCTATTCAGCTTTTCGCAAGATTATTTAAGTCATGGTTATAAAGAATTAAGCATTCTACCAACAGAAAACGGCGACTATAAAACCTACAAAAACGCATTACATATTTGGCCTAGAAGTAGTTTTATGCTAATTGCCTTACCAAATTTAGATGGTAGTTTTACAGTCACACTATTTTTAAGTTATGCTGAAGGCGAATACAATTTCAATAATTTAACGACACCAGAATTAGTTACGGAATTCTTCCAAAAAGAGTTTTCAGATGCTTTAGCAATTATGCCCAATTTAGTGGATGATTTTTTCGAAAACCCCACAGCTGCATTAGGAACCGTAAAATGTTCACCTTGGCATTATAAAGGAAACACACTACTGATGGGAGATTCTGCACATGCTATTGTGCCTTTTTATGGTCAAGGTATGAATGCCTCTTTTGAAGATGTGGTTGAATTTGATAAAGTTTTAGACGAAAATTTAGAAAACTGGGAAGCTACTTTTACAGCTTACGAAAAAAATCGAAAGAAAGACACAGATGCCATTGCCGATTTAGCGATAGATAATTTCCACGAAATGAAAGGTCACGTATCAAATCCTATTTTTCAAGAAAAACGAAAAATTGAAATGGCTCTAGAAAAAGAGTTTCCAATGGAATACGATTCTAAATATAGTTTAGTAACTTTCAACGCAACGGTAGGCTACAGAGAAGCCATGTTAAGAGGAAGAGCTCAGGATAAAGCGATTTTAAATATGTTAACGGATAAAATTATTTCACCCGAAGATAATTTAAAAGAGATTTTAGAAAAAGTAAAAACAGAAACTGAAGCTATTTTAGAAGATGATAAAATTGCTGGATTGCATTAG
- a CDS encoding RidA family protein yields the protein MSNTDNKTPASSGTGVTPRGAYPHVKQVGDFIFVSGTSSRRADNTIAGVDLIDDMGTKRLNAYTQTQEVLKNIEKNLAKVGASLKDVVDVTSFLVNMNDFADYNKAYGEFFEKETGPTRTTVAVHQLPHPDLVVEIKVMAYKKKD from the coding sequence ATGAGTAACACAGATAACAAGACTCCTGCTTCTTCAGGAACAGGTGTAACACCAAGAGGAGCTTATCCACACGTAAAGCAAGTCGGAGACTTCATATTCGTTTCGGGTACAAGTTCTAGACGCGCAGATAACACCATAGCAGGCGTTGACTTAATCGACGACATGGGAACAAAACGTTTAAACGCATACACCCAAACCCAAGAAGTTCTAAAAAACATAGAAAAGAACTTAGCAAAAGTTGGAGCCAGCTTAAAAGATGTGGTAGATGTGACCTCTTTTTTAGTCAACATGAATGACTTTGCTGACTATAATAAAGCCTACGGAGAATTCTTTGAAAAAGAAACAGGACCAACCAGAACAACAGTTGCAGTGCATCAGTTACCGCATCCGGATTTGGTGGTGGAGATTAAGGTTATGGCTTATAAGAAGAAAGATTAA
- a CDS encoding aldehyde dehydrogenase, which yields MNIKNYINGNFQNPIQNNWIDNYCPANGEIYGQIPNSSKEDVENAYIAAKTAFPTWSKTTLEERSRILIKISELLEANLDRFAEAESKDNGKPISLAKAVDIPRAASNFRFFGNAITQFASESHESVGQQAVNYTLRQPIGVVGCISPWNLPLYLFTWKIAPALAAGNCVVAKPSEVTPMTAYLLGEICNEAGLPKGVLNIVHGLGTSTGQAIIEHIDIKAISFTGGTATGAHIARVAAPMFKKLSLELGGKNPNIIFADCDYEDMLATTVQSSFANQGQICLCGSRIFVEASIYEKFKIDFVEKVKALKVGHPSEADTNIGALVSKPHLEKVKEYINIAKEEKGTVLCGGNEVTIKGFENGYYLEPTVIEVPNDDCRVNQEEIFGPVVTIMPFNSEDEVLEMANKVKYGLSATLWTNNLKRTMKLSNQLQAGIVWVNTWMMRDLRTPFGGVKASGVGREGGFEALRFFTEAKNVCIKY from the coding sequence ATGAACATCAAAAACTACATAAACGGAAATTTCCAAAACCCGATTCAAAACAATTGGATAGATAATTATTGTCCAGCAAATGGAGAAATCTATGGACAAATCCCAAACTCATCCAAAGAAGATGTTGAAAACGCCTATATCGCAGCAAAAACTGCATTTCCAACATGGAGCAAAACGACGCTAGAAGAACGTAGTAGAATTCTAATTAAAATTTCAGAATTACTTGAGGCCAACTTAGACCGTTTTGCAGAAGCCGAAAGTAAAGACAATGGCAAACCTATTTCATTAGCTAAAGCCGTTGATATTCCTAGAGCAGCAAGTAATTTTCGATTCTTTGGAAATGCGATTACACAATTTGCTAGTGAAAGTCATGAATCTGTTGGTCAACAAGCCGTCAATTACACCTTACGTCAACCGATTGGAGTTGTAGGTTGTATTTCACCTTGGAATCTTCCACTCTATCTCTTTACATGGAAAATTGCTCCAGCTCTAGCCGCAGGAAATTGTGTGGTTGCCAAACCTAGTGAAGTGACACCAATGACCGCTTACTTATTAGGCGAAATTTGTAACGAAGCAGGTTTACCAAAAGGCGTTTTAAATATTGTTCATGGTTTGGGAACCTCAACAGGACAAGCCATCATAGAACATATAGATATTAAAGCCATAAGTTTTACAGGAGGCACAGCAACAGGAGCACATATTGCTAGAGTCGCTGCACCAATGTTTAAAAAATTATCCCTAGAATTAGGAGGAAAAAACCCAAACATAATTTTTGCCGATTGCGATTATGAAGATATGTTAGCAACAACGGTTCAGTCATCTTTTGCTAATCAAGGGCAGATTTGCTTATGTGGCAGTCGCATTTTTGTGGAAGCTTCTATCTATGAAAAATTCAAAATAGACTTTGTTGAAAAAGTAAAAGCTTTAAAAGTTGGACATCCATCTGAAGCAGATACCAATATTGGAGCTTTAGTATCGAAACCTCATCTTGAAAAAGTAAAAGAATACATCAACATTGCGAAAGAAGAAAAAGGAACTGTTTTATGTGGTGGAAATGAAGTAACAATTAAAGGTTTCGAGAATGGTTATTATTTAGAACCTACAGTTATTGAAGTACCAAATGATGATTGCAGAGTAAACCAAGAAGAAATATTTGGACCTGTCGTTACTATAATGCCATTCAATTCAGAAGACGAAGTTTTAGAAATGGCAAACAAAGTAAAATATGGTTTATCTGCCACATTGTGGACCAATAACTTAAAACGAACTATGAAATTAAGTAACCAGCTACAAGCCGGAATTGTTTGGGTGAACACTTGGATGATGCGCGATTTAAGAACCCCTTTTGGAGGTGTTAAAGCATCTGGTGTTGGACGCGAAGGTGGATTTGAAGCTTTGCGTTTTTTTACGGAAGCCAAGAATGTTTGTATAAAGTATTAA
- a CDS encoding SDR family oxidoreductase, whose amino-acid sequence MNFNLNNKYALVCGSTAGIGKATAMALAAEGVQVTLIARNEDKLKATLSELPQQRPHDYIVADFSNPTELRAKVSDYISKHHGFHILVNNTGGPKGGPVFSANVEEFESAFTQHLKCNHVLAQNVVPFMKQEGYGRIINVISTSVKQPLDGLGVSNTIRGAVANWSKTLANELGQFGITVNNVLPGATGTERLAEIIKNKSSKSGNTEEEAANAMKNAVPAKRFAKPEELADAITFLASERAAYINGINLPVDGGRTKSL is encoded by the coding sequence ATGAATTTCAACCTCAATAACAAATACGCATTAGTTTGTGGTAGCACAGCAGGCATAGGAAAAGCAACAGCAATGGCTTTAGCTGCAGAAGGTGTTCAAGTCACTTTAATCGCTAGAAATGAAGACAAGTTAAAAGCAACACTTTCAGAATTACCTCAACAAAGACCACACGATTATATTGTGGCTGATTTTTCGAATCCAACAGAATTGAGAGCCAAAGTTTCAGACTATATTTCTAAACATCATGGGTTTCATATTTTGGTGAATAATACAGGAGGCCCAAAAGGTGGTCCTGTTTTTTCTGCTAACGTAGAAGAATTTGAATCGGCTTTTACACAGCATTTAAAATGTAACCATGTATTGGCTCAAAATGTTGTTCCTTTCATGAAACAGGAAGGTTATGGTCGCATTATCAATGTGATTTCAACATCTGTTAAACAACCTTTAGATGGACTTGGAGTTAGCAATACCATTCGTGGTGCAGTGGCAAACTGGAGCAAAACTTTGGCTAATGAATTGGGGCAATTTGGTATTACAGTAAACAATGTTTTACCAGGAGCTACAGGTACGGAACGTCTAGCTGAAATCATTAAAAATAAGTCGTCCAAGTCTGGAAACACCGAAGAAGAAGCTGCAAATGCTATGAAAAATGCTGTGCCTGCTAAACGTTTTGCTAAACCAGAAGAATTAGCAGATGCTATTACATTTTTAGCAAGTGAGCGTGCTGCTTATATAAATGGAATTAATCTTCCTGTTGATGGCGGACGAACAAAATCCTTATAA
- a CDS encoding 3-hydroxyanthranilate 3,4-dioxygenase: protein MSKIYPPINFKAWIDENRHLLKPPVGNKVVWKDGDFIVMVVGGPNNRKDYHYNETPEFFHQIEGDIILKIIEDGEPKDIHIKEGEIFLLPPKVPHSPQRGANTVGLVIEYPREKGVQDALLWFCENCTTKLYEEDFTVENIETDMPVIFDKYYGDKDKRKCPNCGEIMEPPEKVKIDN, encoded by the coding sequence ATGAGCAAAATATATCCTCCAATTAATTTTAAAGCTTGGATTGACGAGAACCGCCATTTACTAAAACCACCAGTTGGTAATAAGGTGGTTTGGAAAGATGGCGACTTTATTGTGATGGTCGTTGGCGGACCTAATAATAGAAAGGATTACCACTATAATGAGACACCAGAGTTTTTCCATCAAATTGAAGGAGATATAATTTTAAAAATTATTGAAGATGGTGAACCTAAAGATATTCATATTAAAGAAGGTGAGATTTTCTTATTACCACCAAAAGTTCCGCATTCACCGCAACGTGGAGCAAATACAGTAGGATTGGTTATCGAATATCCTAGAGAAAAAGGTGTTCAAGATGCTTTACTATGGTTCTGTGAAAACTGCACGACCAAATTGTACGAAGAGGATTTCACAGTTGAAAATATTGAAACGGATATGCCTGTAATTTTCGATAAATATTATGGTGATAAGGACAAACGGAAGTGTCCTAATTGTGGTGAAATAATGGAACCACCAGAAAAGGTTAAGATAGATAATTAA
- a CDS encoding amidohydrolase family protein, with translation MEKRKLRINGHSHLLPYPEEIPQFMQDKGIFWVDKDRKFMLQKDWNRPITDSSFFLNEKLAWMERFNIDHAVVLNLSQLYGNGLRVEEMKQALRFQNDFNAKIQHNNPSKFTCGFVVHPGFVRGACWEIERCVEVLGLQLLCLPTHYMDTIGTWRCIFDEENEPIFELANKYNLAVEIHPYDGEKFIKLENTSWRFHLIWMLAQCADAYHFLTLNGLQDKFPNMRTCFAHGGQLAQINLGRRIQGFDGRPDLFEGKSHPRKAVGHKNIFFDTLVHDTGGLELLIRNQGSKQVIMGLDDPYPLGEMESEKQSSYPGKIIDLAIDRKIITETEGDAIWEDNVIQWLCGDDEVAKKKLVDRILS, from the coding sequence ATGGAAAAACGCAAACTTAGAATAAACGGTCATTCACATTTACTTCCTTATCCAGAGGAAATACCACAATTTATGCAAGACAAAGGTATTTTCTGGGTAGATAAAGACCGGAAATTTATGCTTCAAAAAGACTGGAATCGACCAATTACTGATTCTAGTTTTTTCTTAAATGAAAAGTTAGCTTGGATGGAACGCTTTAATATAGACCATGCTGTGGTTCTAAACTTATCGCAACTTTATGGTAATGGACTTCGTGTTGAAGAAATGAAACAAGCCTTGCGCTTTCAGAATGATTTCAATGCTAAAATTCAACACAATAACCCGAGTAAATTTACTTGTGGTTTTGTTGTTCACCCTGGATTTGTAAGGGGTGCTTGTTGGGAAATTGAACGTTGTGTGGAGGTTTTAGGGCTTCAACTATTATGCCTACCAACCCATTATATGGACACGATTGGAACTTGGCGTTGTATTTTTGATGAAGAAAATGAGCCTATTTTTGAGTTGGCAAATAAATACAATCTTGCCGTTGAAATTCACCCATACGATGGTGAAAAATTCATAAAATTAGAAAACACATCATGGCGTTTTCATTTAATTTGGATGTTAGCACAATGCGCAGATGCTTATCATTTTTTAACTTTAAATGGTTTACAAGATAAATTCCCAAACATGCGTACTTGCTTTGCTCATGGAGGGCAATTGGCACAAATAAATTTAGGACGACGAATTCAAGGTTTTGACGGTAGACCCGATTTATTTGAAGGTAAAAGCCACCCTAGAAAAGCGGTTGGTCATAAAAATATATTCTTTGACACTTTAGTACACGATACAGGTGGCTTAGAGTTATTAATTAGAAATCAAGGTTCTAAACAAGTTATAATGGGATTAGATGACCCATACCCTTTAGGCGAAATGGAAAGCGAAAAACAATCGTCATATCCTGGTAAGATTATAGATTTAGCTATAGACAGAAAAATTATAACAGAAACAGAAGGCGATGCTATATGGGAAGATAACGTTATACAATGGTTATGTGGTGATGACGAAGTGGCTAAAAAGAAATTAGTAGATAGGATTTTATCCTAA
- a CDS encoding O-methyltransferase: MHFLPENLDKYVVDHSEQEPKLLQQLTRETYQKVLQPIMLSGPYQGRVLSMISKLIRPKSVLELGTFTGYATLCLAEGLQENGRLHTIDINEELVDFQRKYFDASEYGKQIIQHTGSALDIIPELNETFDLIFIDADKPNYSNYFHLIIDKLNKGGVILSDNVLWHGKVVEPLDEKDKSTKAVLDYNTLLKNDKRIETVLLPIRDGLTISRKI; encoded by the coding sequence ATGCATTTCTTGCCCGAAAACTTAGATAAATATGTAGTTGACCACTCTGAACAAGAACCTAAACTATTACAACAACTTACTAGAGAAACGTATCAAAAAGTATTACAGCCTATTATGCTTAGCGGACCTTACCAAGGTCGTGTTTTAAGTATGATATCTAAGTTAATTAGACCAAAATCTGTTTTAGAACTAGGAACGTTTACAGGCTATGCAACTTTATGTTTGGCTGAAGGACTTCAGGAAAACGGGAGGCTTCACACAATTGATATTAACGAAGAATTAGTTGATTTCCAACGAAAATATTTTGATGCGTCTGAATATGGAAAGCAAATTATTCAACACACAGGAAGCGCTTTAGACATAATTCCTGAATTAAACGAAACTTTTGATTTGATCTTTATTGATGCAGACAAACCGAACTATTCCAATTATTTCCATTTAATTATAGACAAATTAAATAAAGGAGGAGTTATTCTTTCAGATAACGTTTTATGGCATGGAAAAGTTGTAGAACCTTTAGATGAAAAAGATAAATCTACCAAAGCTGTTTTAGATTATAACACACTTCTTAAAAATGATAAACGTATTGAAACGGTCCTTCTACCAATAAGAGATGGCTTAACGATTAGTCGAAAAATATAA
- a CDS encoding HipA family kinase yields the protein MSKIDIRTADVVKYITPLREGGSLPAIVKASDGFLYVLKFRGAGQGTKALIAEFIGGELARAIGLKVPELVFLNLDDSFSKTEPDEEIQDLLKFSVGLNLGLHYLSSSITFDPLVSVADAMTSSKIVLLDSIISNIDRTVKNTNLLNWNKELWVIDNGASFYFHHNWSTWENHLTRTFPLIKDHVLLERASLLNEASKGIITALTQDIIKDIVYKIPEDWLINDSDSFTPDEMRKAYIEYLNSRLLKIDTLVKEAEDAR from the coding sequence ATGAGTAAAATTGACATACGCACCGCAGATGTTGTTAAATACATCACTCCTTTACGAGAAGGTGGTTCATTACCTGCCATCGTAAAAGCTAGCGACGGATTTCTTTATGTGTTAAAATTTAGAGGGGCTGGCCAGGGCACCAAAGCACTAATAGCAGAATTTATTGGAGGAGAATTAGCAAGAGCTATTGGTTTAAAAGTTCCGGAATTAGTTTTTCTAAATTTAGACGATTCCTTTAGCAAAACCGAACCCGATGAAGAAATACAAGATTTATTGAAATTTAGTGTGGGTTTAAATTTAGGCTTACACTATTTAAGTAGCTCTATTACTTTTGATCCTTTAGTTTCTGTTGCTGATGCAATGACATCTTCCAAAATCGTTTTGTTAGATAGCATTATTAGCAACATAGACCGAACCGTAAAAAACACCAATTTGCTTAATTGGAATAAGGAATTATGGGTCATAGATAATGGTGCTAGTTTCTATTTTCATCATAATTGGAGTACTTGGGAAAATCATCTTACAAGAACGTTTCCACTTATAAAAGATCATGTCCTTTTAGAACGTGCTTCCTTATTAAATGAAGCGTCTAAAGGGATTATAACTGCACTAACCCAAGACATCATTAAAGATATTGTATACAAAATACCTGAAGATTGGCTGATAAACGACTCGGATTCCTTTACTCCAGATGAAATGAGAAAGGCCTATATTGAATACTTAAATTCGAGACTCTTAAAAATTGACACCTTAGTAAAAGAAGCTGAAGATG